The DNA region AAGGCAGAAGGCAAAGCTGAGCCTCATCCAGAGCTCGACATGAAGTTGGATTTATTCGAGCGTATTGAGGAACTCTTGAGGGACACCCATTTCGGCTATTTTCGCCCTGCGCACAGGGATTACTATGGTCAGGCTATTTTCATAAGGAAAAATCTTCTGGTTGAGGAAGAGGGCGATATATTCATTTATGAAAATAAGGACCCAGAGAAACGTGGTGGGCATAGCAGGAATCTGCAATACATACGTATCGTGCGGGATGACGTACCTGTCGTTGTTGCAAATTTACACGGTCTTTGGAATGGTATGGGCAAGTCTGATACCGAAGATCGGTTAGAACAGGGTAGGCGTATACGTGATTTTATCGGTCGTTGTTCGGACCAGGTTATCGTTGTGGGCGACTTTAATCTAAATCCCGATACTCAGAGTCTGGCCATTGCAGAAGAAGGTATGCGAAACCTTGTTAAGGAGTATGGTATCAGCTCTACTCGCACGAGTTTCTACAAGAAGGAAGGAAAATTCGCAGACTACGCCTTAGTGTCTCCCAATATTAAGGTCACTGATTTTAGGGTGCTCCCAGAAGAAGTCTCGGATCATGCGGCGCTATATCTAGAGATAGAAGGATAGTTAAGAAAGAAAAAGATTAGATTTTTATGAATGCGCCTCAAGAGATACTGGAAGAGGTAGAAAGGGAATATGAGGAGACTCTAGTGATTCCTGCTGCTAAGCCGTCTCCTCAGTGGATGCTTATGCCGGTCGGAGTGATAGGGGTCGGGAAGACGACGGTGGTGAAGCCTATCGCGGAGCGTATGGGGTTGGTGCGGGTATCGACGGACGATATACGCGAAAGACTTAAGGCCCATGGCTATAGCTACGAAGGAGCTCGGGATATCGCACACAGGATCACTAAGAAGTACCTGAGCCTGGGGTATAGCGTTGCTATCGATGGCAATACAGGAAGTACCAACGGACTCGAATACAACAAGAAGACCCTGGAAGCGTTTCCGCAGGTGCGGCAGCTATTCATTCATATCAATCCTCCTGATGAGTTTGTGGTTAAAAAGCTTAAGAACTATAACCACACGTGGCTTTTTAGAGACGGGGATCATGCAGTCGAGGCTTTTCTCACCAATAAGAAGAATTTCGTCCTTCCGGATCTTCCTTTCGTCTATACCTTTGATACTTCAAAAGATCTATCTGGTCAGCTTGATGCTGGCATCGAAGTTATCAATACGGCTCTCAAGTCTCCGGCCATCTGATGCGGGGTTGTCCTCATCTGAGCGTTTGCTAC from Candidatus Parcubacteria bacterium includes:
- a CDS encoding endonuclease/exonuclease/phosphatase family protein; its protein translation is MKIVSLNTWAGVVIDPLLDFFQKYREIDIFCLQEIYSKAEGKAEPHPELDMKLDLFERIEELLRDTHFGYFRPAHRDYYGQAIFIRKNLLVEEEGDIFIYENKDPEKRGGHSRNLQYIRIVRDDVPVVVANLHGLWNGMGKSDTEDRLEQGRRIRDFIGRCSDQVIVVGDFNLNPDTQSLAIAEEGMRNLVKEYGISSTRTSFYKKEGKFADYALVSPNIKVTDFRVLPEEVSDHAALYLEIEG
- a CDS encoding ATP-binding protein gives rise to the protein MNAPQEILEEVEREYEETLVIPAAKPSPQWMLMPVGVIGVGKTTVVKPIAERMGLVRVSTDDIRERLKAHGYSYEGARDIAHRITKKYLSLGYSVAIDGNTGSTNGLEYNKKTLEAFPQVRQLFIHINPPDEFVVKKLKNYNHTWLFRDGDHAVEAFLTNKKNFVLPDLPFVYTFDTSKDLSGQLDAGIEVINTALKSPAI